One segment of Thermincola ferriacetica DNA contains the following:
- a CDS encoding sulfite exporter TauE/SafE family protein, with translation MALVLLGLVCGVISGLALGGGTLLVPALIITMNFSQHMAQGISLASFLPTSLVAVITHYRHGNVDTRLAFSLAVTSVIGAVGGSYLAHYISAQHLRQVFGFFLIIMGLYEILNRKKVH, from the coding sequence ATGGCGCTTGTCCTGCTTGGCCTGGTATGCGGGGTTATCAGCGGTCTGGCCTTAGGAGGCGGCACACTGTTAGTCCCCGCATTAATCATCACTATGAACTTTAGCCAGCACATGGCCCAGGGCATATCCTTGGCTTCTTTCCTCCCCACTTCCCTCGTGGCTGTCATTACCCATTACAGACACGGAAACGTAGATACAAGACTGGCTTTTTCACTGGCCGTCACCAGCGTTATTGGAGCCGTGGGAGGCTCATATCTCGCGCACTATATATCGGCCCAACATCTTCGCCAAGTTTTCGGCTTTTTCCTCATTATTATGGGGTTGTACGAAATACTCAACCGGAAAAAAGTGCATTGA
- the feoB gene encoding ferrous iron transport protein B, with protein MHCHDSGLKIEIPSDAKKIVLAGNPNVGKSVFFNALTGMYVDVSNYPGTTLEISHGKFGNDVVIDTPGVYGISSFNDEERIARDIILNADVVINIVDAVHLERDLFLTQQIIDTGVPVVVALNMLDEAERQGRKIDVDLLSDLLGVPVIPTVATEKIGLEELKKKICCARQGNIDHELQKQLNTLVDRVGSQGEALLILEGDPIIAERHGIAPGDKREKLYIKRRERVNDIVSHVVSESNKGASFSTILGRLMIRPWTGIPLLILALWGMYELIGVFIAGTVVGFTEETVMQGMYEPFIRGLVSKIFSEQSVIGTLLIGEFGVLTMTVTYILGLLLPLVVGFYLVLSAFEDSGYLPRIATLTDRILSGIGLNGRAVIPIILGFGCVTMATITTRLLGSDRERRIAIFLLAMAIPCSAQLAVVVSMLAGMPAAYVGVYVAAILTLLVTVGTIMNRVLPGRSSEFLIDLPPLRVPRLNNVVTKTVTKSYMFLKEATPLFALGALIIGILNVTGILRVLQGLLSPLTVGWLGLPKEAANAFIMGFVRRDFGAAGLASLDLSPSQTIVALITITIFVPCIASAMVIFKERGKKEAAITWITILGIAFFVGGIVNQLFKLFSGPKAFVSGGSIILVFLAVMAIVSVANKIIPSKTLET; from the coding sequence ATGCATTGTCATGATTCAGGTCTCAAAATAGAAATTCCGTCAGACGCGAAAAAAATTGTCCTGGCTGGCAATCCCAACGTGGGCAAATCGGTCTTTTTCAATGCCTTAACAGGCATGTATGTGGATGTTTCCAATTATCCGGGAACAACTTTGGAAATTTCCCACGGTAAATTCGGTAACGATGTAGTTATTGACACACCCGGAGTATACGGTATCTCATCTTTTAACGACGAAGAAAGGATTGCCCGGGATATTATTCTTAATGCCGATGTGGTTATCAACATAGTGGATGCCGTACACCTTGAACGAGATTTGTTCCTGACTCAGCAGATTATAGATACGGGTGTGCCCGTAGTAGTAGCCTTGAACATGCTGGACGAAGCTGAAAGACAGGGGCGGAAAATAGATGTTGACCTGCTCAGCGATCTGCTGGGAGTCCCTGTTATTCCCACGGTAGCCACGGAAAAGATCGGCCTGGAGGAGCTGAAAAAGAAAATATGCTGCGCCCGGCAAGGAAACATTGACCATGAGCTGCAAAAACAACTGAATACACTTGTTGACAGGGTAGGCAGCCAGGGCGAAGCTTTACTTATTCTTGAAGGAGACCCAATTATTGCAGAAAGGCATGGTATTGCGCCGGGAGATAAAAGAGAAAAGCTTTACATTAAAAGGCGTGAAAGAGTTAACGACATTGTCAGCCATGTTGTCAGTGAATCCAATAAAGGAGCATCATTTTCCACCATTTTGGGCAGATTGATGATCAGGCCCTGGACAGGCATTCCGCTCCTCATACTGGCTCTGTGGGGAATGTATGAGTTAATTGGTGTTTTTATTGCCGGGACGGTAGTTGGATTTACGGAAGAAACTGTCATGCAGGGCATGTACGAACCTTTTATCAGGGGTTTGGTTTCGAAAATTTTCAGTGAGCAGTCAGTTATAGGTACTTTATTAATTGGAGAATTCGGTGTGCTGACCATGACAGTAACATATATACTTGGCCTCCTGTTACCACTTGTGGTCGGATTTTATCTGGTTTTATCAGCTTTTGAGGATTCCGGTTACCTGCCTCGCATTGCTACTCTGACTGACCGTATATTAAGCGGCATCGGTCTAAATGGAAGGGCCGTTATACCCATTATTCTGGGTTTTGGTTGTGTTACGATGGCGACCATTACTACCCGTTTGCTGGGTTCCGACAGGGAACGCAGAATCGCCATTTTCCTGCTGGCCATGGCTATACCGTGTTCGGCCCAGTTAGCTGTAGTTGTCAGTATGCTGGCGGGGATGCCTGCAGCTTATGTAGGGGTTTACGTTGCCGCAATTCTGACTTTGCTGGTTACTGTAGGAACGATCATGAACCGTGTTTTGCCGGGAAGATCAAGCGAATTCTTAATTGATCTGCCTCCGCTGCGGGTGCCCAGGTTGAATAATGTTGTTACCAAAACAGTGACCAAATCTTATATGTTTTTGAAAGAAGCCACGCCTCTCTTTGCATTAGGCGCCTTAATTATTGGTATCCTAAACGTGACAGGTATATTACGGGTTTTGCAAGGGCTTTTATCACCCCTTACAGTGGGATGGTTAGGCCTGCCTAAGGAAGCTGCCAATGCTTTTATCATGGGTTTTGTGCGCCGGGATTTCGGCGCTGCCGGTTTAGCAAGTTTAGACCTTTCTCCGTCCCAGACGATAGTGGCCCTAATCACCATTACAATATTTGTGCCCTGCATAGCTTCAGCTATGGTTATTTTTAAAGAACGTGGCAAAAAAGAAGCTGCCATAACCTGGATAACCATTCTGGGGATTGCCTTCTTTGTTGGCGGAATAGTCAATCAGTTGTTTAAGTTATTCAGCGGTCCCAAGGCCTTTGTTAGCGGTGGCAGTATTATCCTTGTTTTCCTGGCAGTAATGGCAATTGTGTCTGTGGCCAACAAAATAATTCCTTCAAAAACCTTAGAAACTTAG
- a CDS encoding Fur family transcriptional regulator, which translates to MTHTMEDIAKKLAEKDYKLTPQRKTIVEVFRANPDRHLSAEDVYGIVKATDPEIGMATIYRTLDLLYELDVLQRMDFGDGRSRYELAQNEVHHHHHLICTRCGRVLEFEDDLLESLEEAIARKSNFKITDHHLKFYGYCEKCR; encoded by the coding sequence ATGACTCATACTATGGAAGATATAGCCAAAAAACTGGCGGAAAAAGATTACAAACTGACCCCGCAACGGAAAACCATAGTGGAGGTCTTTCGGGCCAATCCGGACCGTCATTTAAGCGCCGAGGATGTTTATGGGATCGTAAAAGCAACGGATCCGGAAATAGGTATGGCCACTATATACCGTACTTTAGACCTGCTGTATGAACTTGATGTTCTGCAGCGGATGGACTTTGGCGACGGGCGTAGCAGGTATGAATTAGCGCAGAATGAAGTTCACCATCACCATCACCTTATTTGTACCAGGTGCGGCAGGGTGTTAGAATTTGAGGATGATTTGCTGGAGTCATTGGAAGAAGCCATCGCCAGGAAAAGCAACTTCAAAATAACGGACCATCACCTCAAGTTTTACGGGTACTGTGAAAAATGCCGGTAG
- a CDS encoding pyridoxamine 5'-phosphate oxidase family protein, which translates to MSKIIGDSLPPELFELFKQEATTVIVSTISEDGYPHALPVHLLTAKDNKTVRMALMKGHQTTQNIKINGKAFITVLEGPDIALGIKGTARIVREPMEGNAAMVMVEFNVEEVKSDTTPTVVVVQGVRTLHRSAKTAQFFRTMFDELKF; encoded by the coding sequence ATGAGCAAAATCATCGGGGATTCATTGCCGCCTGAGCTGTTTGAACTGTTTAAACAGGAAGCAACCACGGTTATAGTATCTACCATCTCGGAAGACGGGTACCCTCATGCCCTGCCCGTGCACCTGTTAACTGCTAAAGATAATAAAACTGTCCGTATGGCCCTTATGAAAGGCCACCAAACTACGCAAAACATTAAAATAAACGGGAAAGCCTTTATTACTGTGCTGGAAGGTCCGGACATTGCGCTAGGTATTAAAGGCACTGCCAGAATTGTCAGAGAACCTATGGAAGGCAACGCTGCCATGGTAATGGTTGAATTCAATGTGGAAGAAGTAAAAAGCGATACCACTCCGACAGTTGTAGTTGTCCAGGGAGTCCGTACTTTACACCGGTCAGCCAAAACAGCGCAGTTTTTCCGGACCATGTTCGACGAACTAAAGTTCTAG
- a CDS encoding ATP-binding cassette domain-containing protein: MDVVIQTVNLNKKFDREILKNINFTLKKGQTLGLIGKNGAGKTTLIKIILYKICSMHFFPVEYFVQPHNNEEKAENLAKMLGRYIVREI; this comes from the coding sequence ATGGATGTGGTAATCCAAACAGTTAACTTAAACAAGAAATTTGACCGGGAAATCCTGAAAAACATTAATTTCACCCTGAAAAAAGGGCAAACACTGGGCCTGATCGGCAAAAATGGGGCCGGCAAAACAACACTGATAAAAATAATACTTTATAAAATCTGTTCAATGCACTTTTTTCCGGTTGAGTATTTCGTACAACCCCATAATAATGAGGAAAAAGCCGAAAACTTGGCGAAGATGTTGGGCCGATATATAGTGCGCGAGATATGA
- a CDS encoding sulfite exporter TauE/SafE family protein, which translates to MRIAHGIMIPVVGILTGVINGLLGIGGGTILIPAMVALMGVSQHKAHGTSLAIILPTALVSSFVYRINGSMDIYLALQVAIGGMIGGYLGARLMNYIPAASLKKIFGAFILAAGIRMVM; encoded by the coding sequence TTGCGGATAGCACATGGGATAATGATACCAGTAGTGGGTATATTGACAGGGGTAATCAACGGGTTATTGGGCATCGGTGGCGGAACGATTCTTATTCCGGCCATGGTTGCGCTCATGGGCGTAAGTCAACACAAAGCGCACGGGACTTCTCTGGCCATTATCCTGCCAACGGCTTTAGTAAGTTCGTTTGTTTACAGAATAAACGGAAGTATGGATATCTATCTTGCTCTACAGGTTGCCATTGGTGGCATGATAGGCGGTTACCTGGGCGCCAGATTGATGAATTATATACCGGCGGCATCGCTGAAAAAAATATTCGGCGCTTTTATTCTTGCCGCAGGAATAAGGATGGTCATGTGA
- a CDS encoding VWA domain-containing protein, which translates to MEEQILYFCRLLRKAGIKVSVSEVNDCLKGLRLTGLSKPVFYQTLKSTLVKDHAFSRTFDKLFAIFFERLLMLPENEAGAHRGYGEIARQRRELMATENFAENFFTHAGTGQGAGDSGSYKDVFVHLIRLGDHSLYRAYIDKGLKSLCDLQQESIIDIDELVRKVKVYLEWNMGINQLEKEAEKAGGDLWWVWQARLTELEEELRQALEEKLIARFGEKALTVVLERENLNTLDFFLLSENQVEEMHKKISRLGHQLASRAKFRKKAAKKGTVALQRTIRKSMSTGGVPIKPAYRDTVPARPEFWVLCDVSGSVKRFSEFMLQLMYSIQSRFLHVRSFVFVDTIAEATACFQNREINEAIKEMYNSLKFSKTGFSDYGEVFRELYENYSEQLNRKVTLLIIGDSRNNYRPHQSEYLQKLKDRVKTIIWLNPERAEVWDSEDSIMKTYAPFCKRVLECRNLEQLSRIARKIL; encoded by the coding sequence ATGGAGGAGCAAATTTTATATTTTTGCAGATTGCTGCGGAAAGCTGGGATAAAGGTTTCTGTTTCAGAAGTAAATGATTGCCTGAAAGGGTTAAGGTTAACGGGACTGAGCAAGCCGGTTTTTTATCAAACGTTAAAATCTACCCTTGTCAAGGACCATGCCTTTTCTAGGACCTTTGACAAGCTTTTTGCCATCTTTTTTGAGCGATTACTGATGCTGCCTGAAAACGAAGCCGGCGCTCATCGCGGTTATGGCGAAATTGCCCGCCAGCGCAGGGAATTAATGGCTACCGAAAATTTTGCAGAAAACTTCTTTACCCATGCCGGAACAGGGCAGGGAGCGGGTGACAGCGGGAGTTATAAAGATGTTTTTGTCCATCTGATTAGGCTTGGCGACCATAGTCTGTACCGGGCATACATAGATAAAGGGCTTAAAAGCCTATGTGACTTGCAACAGGAAAGCATTATTGATATTGATGAGTTGGTGAGAAAGGTCAAAGTTTATCTTGAGTGGAACATGGGCATAAATCAGTTGGAGAAAGAAGCTGAGAAAGCGGGCGGAGATTTGTGGTGGGTATGGCAGGCCCGGCTGACCGAATTGGAGGAAGAACTCAGGCAGGCTCTGGAGGAAAAACTTATCGCTCGTTTTGGCGAAAAGGCGTTAACAGTTGTGTTGGAAAGGGAAAACCTGAATACATTAGATTTTTTTCTATTGAGTGAAAACCAGGTTGAGGAAATGCACAAAAAAATCTCCCGCTTGGGCCATCAGTTAGCCAGCAGGGCAAAATTCCGGAAAAAAGCTGCCAAAAAGGGAACTGTAGCTCTGCAGAGGACTATTCGCAAATCAATGTCCACCGGTGGAGTGCCGATTAAGCCCGCCTATCGGGATACAGTTCCTGCCAGGCCCGAGTTTTGGGTACTTTGTGACGTATCAGGCTCTGTCAAACGGTTCAGTGAATTTATGCTGCAGTTGATGTACTCTATCCAGAGCCGGTTTTTGCACGTACGGTCCTTTGTTTTTGTTGATACTATCGCTGAAGCTACCGCATGTTTTCAAAACAGGGAAATAAACGAAGCGATAAAGGAAATGTATAATAGCCTGAAATTTTCAAAAACGGGTTTTTCGGATTACGGAGAGGTTTTCCGGGAGCTGTATGAAAATTATAGCGAACAGCTTAACAGAAAGGTGACTTTACTGATTATTGGCGACAGCCGCAACAATTACCGGCCTCATCAGTCAGAATATCTACAAAAGTTAAAAGACCGGGTGAAAACTATCATTTGGTTAAACCCTGAACGGGCAGAGGTCTGGGATTCCGAAGACAGCATTATGAAAACCTATGCTCCTTTTTGCAAAAGGGTCTTGGAATGTAGAAATCTGGAGCAGCTAAGTAGGATTGCCAGGAAAATACTGTAG
- a CDS encoding MGDG synthase family glycosyltransferase, with translation MRFLFFSVSIGAGHDLAALGLMAEIKNRFPGAETMLVNTFDYINPTLNKVIVGSYMESLKFSPKIWGKLYAQAEEGDQFIDLRQILHGLWSSKLEKLVDSFAPDAVICTHAFPAGMLSMLKGRGLLDVPLLAILTDYTVHSFWLHDHIDTYIIPTEELKYLFIRHGIKAEKIKAFGIPVRPEFSQLPSKEEARTSMQLENKTTFLVMGGGLGLGDVKNIIVELGNSDLDINIIAVAGKNHKLQTALDLLQTKANLKVFGFTEEIPRLMAASDVIVTKPGGLTTAEVLATGIPMVIMSPLPGQEERNTEFLLNCGVAVKVRKLDLLIPTVKQLLENPVKIKQVKEMCRVLGRPKAAADTVDYLLNLVESK, from the coding sequence ATGCGTTTCCTGTTTTTTTCTGTTTCTATTGGTGCCGGACATGACCTGGCTGCCCTGGGGTTAATGGCTGAAATTAAAAACCGGTTTCCAGGCGCTGAAACAATGTTGGTAAATACCTTTGATTATATTAACCCTACCCTTAATAAGGTCATAGTAGGCAGTTATATGGAGTCGTTGAAATTCAGCCCCAAAATATGGGGAAAATTATATGCGCAAGCCGAAGAGGGTGATCAGTTTATAGATTTGCGGCAAATTCTCCACGGACTCTGGTCCAGCAAGCTGGAAAAATTGGTTGACTCTTTTGCACCTGATGCTGTTATCTGTACCCATGCTTTTCCGGCCGGTATGCTGTCCATGCTTAAAGGCAGAGGACTGCTAGACGTGCCTTTATTGGCTATTTTGACCGATTATACCGTCCATAGCTTCTGGCTGCATGACCACATTGATACTTATATTATTCCTACCGAAGAACTGAAATACCTGTTTATCAGGCATGGAATAAAGGCCGAAAAGATAAAGGCCTTTGGTATCCCGGTGCGGCCGGAATTTTCTCAACTGCCCTCCAAAGAAGAGGCCAGAACGTCAATGCAATTGGAGAACAAGACTACTTTTCTCGTCATGGGCGGCGGGCTGGGCCTGGGAGATGTAAAAAATATAATTGTCGAACTTGGTAACTCTGATTTGGACATCAATATTATAGCTGTAGCCGGTAAAAACCATAAACTGCAAACAGCTCTTGACCTTTTGCAGACCAAGGCGAATTTGAAAGTTTTCGGATTTACTGAAGAGATTCCCAGATTAATGGCCGCCAGTGACGTGATAGTGACCAAGCCCGGCGGACTGACCACGGCAGAAGTTTTAGCCACCGGGATCCCGATGGTTATAATGTCCCCGTTACCGGGCCAGGAGGAGAGGAACACGGAGTTTTTGTTGAACTGTGGCGTGGCGGTAAAGGTCAGAAAACTGGATCTATTAATTCCCACTGTCAAACAATTGCTTGAAAACCCGGTAAAAATCAAACAGGTTAAGGAAATGTGCCGGGTGTTGGGCAGGCCAAAGGCAGCTGCCGATACGGTAGATTACCTGTTAAACCTGGTAGAAAGTAAATAA
- the ftsW gene encoding putative lipid II flippase FtsW yields the protein MKRRSVDWYILIPVLLLVSTGLIMVLSASSAFASAKFGKPFLFFYKQAIWSCLSICGLIFAANFEYKRLKRLVGPALFITLLLLVLLLIPGVADTRNGANSWLQLGPVSFQPSELVKLCTILILARVLANKQDKISFFQEGLLPPIFIIGVICVLIVLEKDLGTTMALAFTSFVMLFAAGARLSHLTPLALTGAVLASAAVFSEKYRLARFIAFMNPYADPRGTGYQIIQSLYAIGSGGVMGVGLGHSKQKFLYLPESYTDFIYSVLAEELGFIGGLFIIILFIIILVRGLRIAYNIGDSFGSLLAIGITSMITVEAIMNISVATGSMPVTGITLPFISYGGSSLFFKMVGVGILLNISKYCPEKQAAVKETDVLTDY from the coding sequence ATGAAAAGGAGAAGTGTTGACTGGTACATCTTAATTCCCGTGCTTCTTCTCGTGAGTACCGGTTTAATTATGGTGCTTAGCGCCAGTTCGGCTTTTGCTTCGGCTAAATTCGGCAAACCCTTTTTATTTTTTTACAAGCAAGCAATTTGGAGCTGCTTAAGTATATGCGGTCTTATCTTTGCAGCCAATTTTGAATACAAGAGGCTAAAAAGATTGGTAGGTCCCGCTTTGTTTATAACCTTGTTATTGCTGGTCCTGCTGCTAATTCCGGGTGTTGCTGACACCAGAAATGGCGCCAACAGCTGGCTGCAGTTGGGCCCGGTATCCTTTCAGCCCTCGGAATTAGTAAAATTGTGCACTATTTTGATTTTGGCCAGGGTCCTGGCCAATAAGCAGGATAAAATTTCTTTCTTTCAGGAAGGTTTACTGCCGCCTATTTTTATTATTGGCGTGATTTGCGTCCTGATTGTACTGGAGAAAGACCTTGGAACTACGATGGCTTTGGCTTTTACTTCTTTTGTTATGCTTTTTGCGGCCGGGGCCCGGTTATCTCACTTGACTCCGCTGGCGTTGACGGGCGCTGTGCTGGCCAGTGCGGCAGTTTTTAGTGAGAAATACCGTTTAGCCAGATTTATTGCTTTTATGAACCCGTATGCAGATCCCCGGGGTACCGGCTATCAAATAATCCAGTCCCTGTATGCTATAGGATCGGGCGGCGTGATGGGTGTCGGACTAGGGCACAGCAAGCAAAAGTTCCTGTACCTGCCTGAATCTTATACCGACTTCATTTATAGTGTCCTGGCAGAAGAACTTGGGTTTATCGGCGGTTTATTTATTATTATTTTATTTATCATAATATTGGTTCGGGGCCTGCGCATCGCATACAATATTGGCGATTCCTTCGGCAGCCTGTTAGCCATCGGTATTACTTCCATGATTACCGTTGAAGCAATTATGAATATTTCCGTTGCCACCGGTTCTATGCCGGTAACAGGGATTACACTGCCGTTTATAAGTTACGGTGGATCATCATTGTTTTTTAAAATGGTTGGCGTGGGAATACTTTTAAATATATCGAAGTACTGTCCGGAAAAACAAGCAGCGGTCAAGGAAACAGATGTTTTAACCGATTATTAG
- a CDS encoding FeoA family protein, whose translation MNLDMCKKGQTIKIKFIKDALVRAQAIRFGIAEGEIVRCEEVIPAGPVVVSKKNQEIAIGRKLARNIDVELVS comes from the coding sequence ATGAATCTGGATATGTGCAAAAAAGGGCAAACCATTAAAATTAAATTCATTAAAGATGCTCTGGTCAGGGCGCAAGCCATCAGGTTTGGTATCGCGGAAGGAGAAATTGTGAGGTGTGAAGAGGTAATTCCCGCCGGCCCTGTTGTAGTCAGCAAAAAGAACCAGGAAATTGCTATCGGCAGGAAATTAGCTCGGAACATCGATGTAGAACTGGTCAGCTAA
- a CDS encoding RCKP-type rubredoxin-like domain-containing protein: MAIWKCANCGAIREGRCKPRKCAECGASDSFKKEEEKK, translated from the coding sequence ATGGCTATTTGGAAATGTGCAAATTGTGGAGCTATCCGCGAAGGCAGGTGTAAACCTAGGAAATGTGCCGAGTGCGGTGCATCCGACAGTTTTAAAAAAGAAGAGGAAAAGAAGTAA
- a CDS encoding aspartyl-phosphate phosphatase Spo0E family protein yields the protein MDKIRLETEIKRLQDKLALLAAIKNFSFSDPEVYACSCRIDNLIVEYMKANC from the coding sequence ATGGATAAAATACGCCTGGAAACAGAGATAAAAAGGTTGCAGGATAAACTGGCATTACTTGCGGCCATAAAAAACTTCAGCTTTTCTGACCCTGAAGTTTACGCGTGTAGCTGCAGAATAGACAACCTTATAGTTGAGTATATGAAGGCTAATTGTTAA
- a CDS encoding DUF3786 domain-containing protein produces MANYNLQAAYEVAVDKLGKKSPREIAVNSDTLYDEATNTFKVKYINEDYLVTYPDGKIKFADKDGEIPLNVQILILHYLVTANGAPLQNRLISFKELPDGAIYIEPFTRRAVSPMLSAFGKNPEAFAELAEKIGGQRKSLGDVSVTIHVFPRVPITYVIWAADDEFPASGNILFDASACHYLPTEDYALVSSLVVYQLCGMFKQRQS; encoded by the coding sequence GTGGCCAATTATAATTTGCAAGCCGCTTATGAGGTGGCAGTGGACAAGCTGGGTAAAAAAAGTCCCCGGGAGATTGCTGTGAACAGTGATACATTATATGATGAAGCAACAAACACTTTTAAGGTAAAATATATCAATGAAGATTATCTGGTTACCTATCCTGACGGCAAGATTAAATTTGCTGATAAAGACGGGGAAATCCCGTTAAACGTGCAAATCCTTATACTGCATTACCTTGTTACGGCAAACGGTGCGCCTTTGCAGAACAGGCTCATTTCTTTTAAGGAACTGCCTGACGGCGCTATTTATATTGAACCTTTTACCAGAAGGGCAGTTAGCCCCATGCTCAGCGCCTTTGGAAAAAATCCTGAAGCTTTTGCTGAACTAGCTGAAAAAATTGGTGGGCAAAGAAAGTCACTGGGTGATGTCAGCGTTACTATTCATGTTTTTCCCAGGGTACCGATTACGTATGTAATTTGGGCTGCGGATGATGAATTTCCCGCATCCGGCAATATTCTTTTTGACGCCTCTGCATGTCATTACCTACCAACAGAAGATTATGCCCTGGTATCCAGCCTGGTTGTTTATCAGTTGTGCGGTATGTTCAAACAGAGGCAGAGTTAA